A DNA window from Linepithema humile isolate Giens D197 chromosome 6, Lhum_UNIL_v1.0, whole genome shotgun sequence contains the following coding sequences:
- the LOC137000748 gene encoding uncharacterized protein, producing MEDQIRNLDINNGLDGELNAENEVFEPLYFRAIARARSLVPNNPQNNPAIPVQPNNEIVHHNIKIPTIALPHFDGSYEKWSHFFDLFKALVDSDSSLSDVQKFYYLQSVLKGKAAQVIHSLEVTGENYRIALELLKSRFENKRLTTRHHVRALFELPQIHKESAGALRTLSDELCKNLRALKNLGEPVESWNTLLIEMVVNKLDSFTKRE from the exons ATGGAG GATCAAATTCGCAATTTAGACATTAATAACGGTCTTGATGGGGAATTAAACGCGGAAAATGAAGTTTTCGAGCCTCTATATTTTCGAGCGATTGCAAGGGCACGAAGCTTGGTGCCGAACAATCCACAAAATAATCCTGCAATTCCGGTACAGCCAAATAATGAGATCGTACatcataacataaaaataccAACAATAGCATTGCCGCACTTTGATGGAAGCTATGAAAAGTGGagtcattttttcgatttgtTTAAGGCTTTAGTTGATTCAGATTCATCGTTGTCagatgtacaaaagttttattatttgcagtcAGTACTCAAGGGTAAGGCAGCTCAAGTAATTCATTCACTTGAAGTTACAGGTGAAAATTACAGAATAGCATTGGAGCTCTTGAAGAGTCGATTTGAAAACAAGCGTCTTACTACGAGGCATCACGTCCGTGCGCTGTTTGAGTTACCTCAAATCCATAAGGAGTCAGCTGGTGCTCTGCGCACCCTATCAGATGAGCTGTGCAAAAACTTGAGAGCGCTAAAAAATCTGGGAGAACCTGTAGAATCTTGGAACACATTGCTTATTGAAATGGTCGTCAACAAATTAGATTCATTTACAAAGCGAGAATGA